The window AAATGCACCTGTGCCCGCAATAATTTCAGGCTATCAGTCATGGCGTAAGCCGTCTGACAAACCGTAAATGCGGCAAGTAATATCAGTAAAGTAAAATTGTCGGTATTGCGATCCAACCAAAACAGCCAAGCACAAAAGAGTAACAGTGCGAGCCAATAAGCTGCCACTAAAAACGAGGCAGTTTGCGGGGAGAATGGCAATAACACCAATCCCGCAAGTAAGAGTACCGCTAAAATCGTCGCAATAGGTTTTAAATTACCTTTGTAATTTGTCCACTCAAGCATGGAAGCCGTCAGAAAGCCGCCGTATGCCGCGGGCAGCATAAATTCTAAGAAAATTTTGCGGTGTAGGATGAGATCATCGGGGTTGATGAAAAAGCTCAAGGCACCAATAATCGCAAGAATGGCTGCACCAACAAAAAAGGGTCGCATCGGATGGGTAAAGAAATTATTCATAATAATGGATTCCTTGAAATTCGCGTGCGACTACGGTTTCTTCAAAGGCTGAATTGCGTTCGGATAATGGCGTTGGCAAGGTAATCACATTTTGCACATCCATCCCTTTTGGAGAAAGCTGCATAATCTCTCGGCTTAATCGAGCTGCTTCAAAACGATCGTGCGTCACTAAAATACAGGCCATGCCTTGTTGCTCAATTTTTTCCACTAACATAGTGGCTAAAATATCACGTAAATCGCGATCCAAACCGACAAAAGGTTCATCCAATAAGGCTAAATCACAGCCACATAGCAATAGACGCAAAAATGCCACGCGTTTTGCCATACCGCCCGATAATTCGGTCGGGTATTTATTCAAATCACCCGAAGAAAGCCCAATCTTTTCTGCCAGCGCAATGATTTCATATTCATTTGGTTCATCCATAAAAATGGCGATATTCTGCATAGCCGTGAGATTTTCTAATAGACGATTTTCTTGGAACAGAAAGCCTGTTTTACGAAATGTATTATTGATTTCGCCCGATTTTGGCGTTTCCAAACCTGAAATTAAACGTAGCACAGTGGTTTTGCCACAACCGCTTGGACCGAATAACGTTTTCACTTCGCCCGGTTGTAAATCCATACTGAAATCGCGAACGATGGGATCGCGGAGAATTTCAAAACGCACATTCTTTAAACTCAGCATTATCTTCTCCACGGCATAAACAGGATTTCCAATGGCTTGGTAATCAAATATTCAAAGAGGGAAACAAACACAATCACCAACAGCACATAAGCCATGACCGTTGATGTATCTAACATGGCTCTGGCATCGGCAATTTTCGCGCCTACACCCTCATTGGCGCCTAAAAGCTCAGCCATAATCACGACTTTCACGCCCATAGCCACCGCGACGCCAATGCTGGAAATCACATAGCCCGTGAGATGGGGAACATACAAATAGCGGATTTTTTTCCACAATCCGAGTTTGTACGCATCAAACAATTCTTCATGTTGTTTGTTTACACTTGCCATGCCCATGGCGGCACTGGCAAAGGTCAGCGGGGCGACTAATACGATAATGGTAAATAGCACGCTAGGATTGCCAAAGCCAAACCAAAATAATGCCATCACGACCCAAATAATTGGCGGCATGGCTAACAAAATCGTAATGATGGGTTTAAGCAATGCCATAGCGGTTTTAAAGCTGCCCGCAATCAGCCCAGCGGCTAAGCCTGCGACTAATGCAATGGTAATGCCTACCACGGAACGCCATAACGAAATGCCGATTTCGTTTTGTTGGAAATGGTCAAGCAGCTCAAGGGCTTTTTGAAAAACATCCGCGGGAGCAGGCAGCATAAATTCACCAAATACTGCGCTGCCCCAAGCCCACAAGGCAACCACCATCATCGCCACACTCAAGCCAGTAAAGCCGCTCCAGAGATAGTCGATGATGTACAACAGAACAGGTTGTGGTTTACGGATTTTGTCAGTTTTAATCATGTGTTGTGATTCAGTTTCAAATTAAGCCAAGAAGAATTTATCATCTGGCAATTTACCACCTAATAGTTTTGGATTGAACGCCATCAAGGTTTCATAGAATTGCATGATTTCATTCTTCAGTTCACTGGCTTTGGTCACCGTTAAGCGCGCACCGTCTAAGCCCATTTCAATAGCGGCTTCTGGAGCAGGAAGATAATTAGCGCCAATTTCAGCCGCACTTTTGCGGTTCGCCATAATCCAATTTAATGCATCACTTAAATCTTGGTGAAGTAGATCAAACTCCACCTTGTGTGCGTGGAAGTATTCTTCATTGGCAATAATGCCTGCCATTGGAATAAGCGGTTTTGTATTAAATGCTTGTCCCCATTCTTTCACTAAATCGAAGCCACGTACAATCTCTGTACCAACAATTTTAGCTTTCTGCACAACGGCGCTCGCCATCGGTTCTGGCAGAATGGCAGCATGGAAATCTTTCAGTAAGAACAAGCCAATTGCTTCGGTTGGTGTGGCGGCATAAGTGATCTCTACTTTATTGATATCAATATTCAGTTTTTTTAGTAAAGCTTGCAATACGATGTCAGGCATATCGTTTTTAAATGGTACAAGGATTTTTTTACCCACCAATTCTTGCGGTGAAGTGATAGGCGTACTTTTACACATTAACTGCGTAATGCCATTGGTAAGAATATTTACTATGCCAACTTGTTGCCCTTGATTACGTAAATTCACGCCCACATTACTTGGGCTCATCATCACTTTAAATTGCCCACTTGCTACACCCGCACGCAATTGATCTGGCGAACGCCAAATCTCTAATGCGACATCCGCTTGTTTGGCTAATTTACCTTGTGCTGCTGCCACTGCAATGGTCACACTTGGCATCGCTGGTGCACCATAAATGGTAAATTGTTCTTTTGTTGCCGCAAAGAGAGAAGGCGACATGCCCGCTGCCGTAAGTGCTGCGCTCATTCTTAAAAAATCACGTCTATTCATTGCCATGGTTATCTCCTTATTGAATCAGGGCTAATACCTGTATTTTGATAATAGTTTTTATTCATTATCTTACTCGCCGTGACTAAAGTAAAGAAAGACAAAAGTGCGGTTGGATTTTTAGGCGTTTTTTAATTTCTTTTAAATTTTGACCGCACTTTCAGCGAGTGTTATTACTAATAGCGAGAGAGGATTATTGTACGAATGTCGTGTCATGTTTTACGTGGTATGATTAGATTGAAAGATATCTCAAAGGTTAGTCAAAAAATGAAAATACAGAATGTGTTACTCACCGGTGTTTTAATGTATTCCTCTTTCGCGCTAAGCGCCGATACCCAAACGCAACTTGTGACGAAAGAACAAGCCTTACAGCTGGCCGAAAATTATGTAATACAGCATTATGGAAATCAAACGGCTCAAGCACAAAAGCCATATCAGATTAAAAGAGAGGGAGAGTATTGGATTGTTACTGGAAATCCACCCAAAGTTCTGGGCGGCAATTTTCTTGTGGTGTTGGGTGAGAAAGGAAAATTAGAAAAAATCACCCATACCAAGTAGAAAGATTTTTACGATATTAGCCCTAAAACAGATCATTTTTTATACAAAAATTTACATATCTTTAAGTTTTTTGTAAAAAAATCCAGAAATCTTTACATATATTTACATAACTCAAGTTTTACCTTAATTAATTGTAATTTTAAGTAAATCCTTTTTATTGTGCTTTCTTTTTGTACAGAGTTCGCTTAAAATGAGCTGTTCCGACCAGAAAGGAAGGGGGAACTGTGGTCAAAATTTGTGGTCGTCGCCTTTCTGACGTTGAATTTTTCGGCGCTGTTGCATGAGTGACAGCTTCTTAATCATCCTAATAAAAGGAATAATTTTATATGAACAAAGTGTTTAAAGTTATTTGGAATCATGCGACACAAACGTGGACAGCTGTTTCTGAACTTGGGCATGCTAAGGGTAAAACCAAATCTAAAAAAATCGTGAAATTAACCGCACTTGCAGGTGCTGTTGTAACTGCATTAGGTGTTTCGCAAGCGGCTCAGGCTGGAGTAGATCTTGGAAATTCTGCAGTTAATATTTCTCCAAATGCTTATAATGGTTCGAACAGAGTTGGTGTGAATTCTATTGTTGTAGGTTATCAAAACACTACTGATGGTAACGACGGTACAACTGCTTTAGGTGCTCATAACGAAGCAAAAGGAAATTCTGCTTTAGCAATAGGTAATCAGAACAGGGCAACTGCTGGTGCATCAACTGCAATAGGGGTGGGTTCTACAGCAAGTGGTGAAGCCTCTGTTGCTATCGGTAACGTAGCCCAAGCAACTCAAATTCGTGCAACAGCTGTAGGTAACCGTGCAACTGCGACTCAAGATTCTGCAAGTGCATACGGTAACCGTGCAAATGCTGATGCTCAATTTGCAACCGCTATCGGTGATAATTCTCATGCAAGTGCTGCGGCTGTTGCTGTAGGTTCTCACGCAGATGCTTCACATCAAGATTCTATCGCTATTGGTCATAACGCTCATGGTGCTTGGACCAATGCTATTGCTGTCGGTAAAGATTCTGTAGCAAGCCAAGACCATGCAATTGCAACTGGTACTAGTGCAAATGCGTCTGGTGTTCAATCAGTTGGTGTGGGTTCTTATACTAAAGCGGCAGGTAATTTAACTGTTGCTGTTGGTCCATACGCTCAGGCAAATAAAGAAGCGGCTATCGCTGTGGGTTCTAATGCGACCGCAACTGAAACTAACTCTGTTGCTGTAGGTCAAACTGCGACTGCATCTAAAAATAATGCAATTGCTATCGGTACTAAAACTCAATCTGCTGGCGATAACGCAATTGGTATCGGTGCTTATGCTGAATCAACTGCAGCGCGTGCTACAGCGGTAGGTGTGTTATCACAAGCTAATGGCGCAGGTTCATTCGCAGGTGGTGCATCTGCTCAAGCAACAGGTGAAAACTCTGTGGCGATTGGTGGAGCACAAGATGGTACTTTAGGTAATAAAGCAGGTACTGCGGCTAAAGCAACTGCTGGTAATGCTGTTTCTATCGGTACAAATGCTACAGCATCTATCAAAGATTCAGTTGCATTAGGTTCAAACTCTACTACTTCAAATTTTGTTCCAACCAATACAGCAACTGTTGGTTCTTTAACTTATAGTGGTTTTGCGGGTAACACGAGTGCATTAGGTAATGGAGCGGTTGTATCTGTGGGTACAGCAGGTAGCGAGCGTCAAATTCAAAATGTAGCGGCTGGTCGTATTACTAAAACTTCAACTGATGCGATCAATGGTTCACAGCTTTACACTGTAGCAAACGAGTTAGATGACAAAATTAATAATCATCACTGGGTTGTAAGCGGTAATACCACTGTTAATGCTCAACAACCTAAAGAATCAAATGTTTATCACAAAGATGTCGTTGAATTCCAAAATGGTCAAGGCACGACTGCAACAGTGGTAAATACTCCTGCTTCGAAGAATAGCGTAGGACAGACTGTTCCTGGAAAAACGATTGTTAAATATAACGCAAATATCGTAGCTGGAAATAACACAACAGTTGAATACAACGCTGATGGCTCAGTTAAAATTAGTGCGAATGTATCTGGCGGTACAGATACTACTGCAGAAGTGATCACCGGTTCTCCAAATGCATTAACTGTAACGAATTCAACAGCAAATAATGTAACAACTTACAATGTAAGTGTAAAAACAGGTGATATTTCTACTACAACTGCAGGTGCGGCTACCTATAAAGATAGTGACAATGCAGGTGGTAATTATGGTTCTCGTTTAACTAACGTAAGTACCGTAACAAATATCGTGAATAATGTTTCATGGCATTTGAATTCTGAAGCGGTATCGGGAACAAGCGGTAAACTTGTTGCTGGTAGTGATACTGAAGCTTCAAATGTTCATGCATCAAACACCGTAAACATTAATGCGGGTGACAACATTGCGATCAAACGTAATGGTAATACCATTGAAATCAGCTCAACCGCTGGTGCGAAAGGTGATACCGGTGCGACTGGTGCTAAAGGTGACACTGGTGCAGCAGGTGCGAAAGGTGATACTGGGGACAAAGGTGAAGACGGTACTAGCTTTAGCGCTGAAGTTGTAAATAATGGTGACGGCACCCATACTATCACTGTTACTAATGAAAGTGATGGTTCAGTGACCACTACTATCGTAAAAGATGGTAAAAACGGTAAAGATGGTGCAACCGGTGCTACAGGTGCAGCAGGTAAAGACGGTAAGAACGCAGAAGCGACAGTTGTAAATAACAACAACGGTACCCACACAGTCACTATCGTAGATGGTAACGGTCAAACCACTTCAACTATCGTGAAAGATGGTGCAACTGGTGCAGCAGGTAAAGACGGTAAGAACGCAGAAGCGACAGTTGTAAATAACAACAACGGTACCCACACAGTCACTATTGTAGACGGTAACGGTCAAACCACTTCAACTGTTGTTAAAGACGGTGCAACTGGTGCGAAAGGTGATACTGGTGCGAAAGGTGATACTGGTGCAGCAGGTAAAGACGGTAAGAACGCAGAAGCGACAGTTGTAAATAACAACAACGGTACCCACACAGTGACTATCGTAGACGGTAACGGTCAAACCACTTCAACTATCGTGAAAGATGGTGCGACTGGTGCCGCAGGTAAAGATGGTAAGAACGCAGAAGCGACAGTTGTAAATAACAACAACGGTACCCACACAGTCACTATCGTAGACGGTAATGGTCAAACCACTTCAACTGTTGTTAAAGACGGTGCAACTGGTGCGAAAGGTGATACTGGTGCGAAAGGTGATACTGGTGCAGCAGGTAAAGACGGTAAGAACGCAGAAGCGACAGTTGTAAATAACAACAACGGTACGCATACTGTGACTATCGTAGACGGTAACGGTCAAACCACTTCAACTATCGTGAAAGATGGTGCAACCGGTGCCGCAGGTAAAGATGGTAAAAATGCTGAAGCTAAAGTTGTAGATAACAACAACGGCACACACACAGTGACTATCGTAGATGGTAACGGTCAAACCACTTCAACTATCGTGAAAGATGGTGCAACCGGTGCGAAAGGTGATACTGGTGCAGCAGGTAAAGACGGTAAGAACGCAGAAGCGACAGTTGTAAATAACAACAACGGTACGCATACTGTGACTATCGTAGACGGTAACGGTCAAACCACTTCAACTATCGTGAAAGATGGTGCGACTGGTGCAGCAGGTAAAGACGGTAAGAACGCAGAAGCGACAGTTGTAAATAACAACAACGGTACGCATACTGTGACTATCGTAGATGGTAACGGTCAAACCACTTCAACTATCGTGAAAGATGGTGCAACCGGTGCCGCAGGTAAAGATGGTAAAAATGCTGAAGCTAAAGTTGTAGATAACAACAACGGCACACACACAGTGACTATCGTAGATGGTAACGGTCAAACCACTTCAACTATCGTGAAAGATGGTGCAACCGGTGCGAAAGGTGATACTGGTGCAGCAGGTAAAGACGGTAAGAACGCAGAAGCGACAGTTGTAAATAACAACAACGGTACGCATACTGTGACTATCGTAGACGGTAACGGTCAAACCACTTCAACTATCGTGAAAGATGGTGCGACTGGTGCAGCAGGTAAAGACGGTAAGAACGCAGAAGCGACAGTTGTAAATAACAACAACGGTACGCATACTGTGACTATCGTAGATGGTAACGGTCAAACCACTTCAACTATCGTGAAAGATGGTGCGACTGGTGCCGCAGGTAAAGATGGTAAGAACGCAGAAGCGACAGTTGTAAATAACAACAACGGTACCCACACAGTCACTATCGTAGACGGTAATGGTCAAACCACTTCAACTGTTGTTAAAGACGGTGCAACTGGTGCGAAAGGTGATACTGGTGCGAAAGGTGATACCGGTGCAGCAGGTAAAAATGCTGAAGCTAAAGTTGTAGATAACAACAACGGTACACACACAGTGACTATCGTAGACGGTAACGGTCAAACCACTTCAACTATCGTGAAAGATGGTGCAACCGGTGCCGCAGGTAAAGATGGTAAAAATGCTGAAGCTAAAGTTGTAGATAACAACAACGGTACACACACAGTGACTATCGTAGACGGTAACGGTCAAACCACTTCAACTATCGTGAAAGATGGTGCAACCGGTGCCGCAGGTAAAGATGGTAAAAATGCGGAAGCTAAAGTTGTAGATAACAACAACGGTACGCACACAGTGACTATCGTAGATGGCAACGGTCAAACTACTTCAACTATCGTTAAAGACGGTGCAACCGGTGCGAAAGGTGATACCGGTGCAGCAGGTAAAAATGCTGAAGCTAAAGTTGTAGATAACAACAATGGTACACATACAGTCACTATCGTAGATGGTAACGGTCAAACCACTTCAACCATCGTTAAAGATGGTGCAACTGGTGCAGCTGGTAAAGACGGTAAAAATGCAGAAGCTAAAGTTGTAGATAACAACAACGGTACACACACTGTCACTATCGTTGATGGTAACGGTCAAACTACTTCAACTATCGTTAAAGACGGTGCAACCGGTGCGAAAGGTGAAAAAGGTGATACTGGTGCAGCAGGTGCGAAAGGTGATACCGGTGAAGCAGGTAAAAATGCTGAAGCTAAAGTTGTAGATAACAACAATGGTACACACACAGTGACTATCGTAGATGGTAACGGTCAAACGACTTCAACTATCGTGAAAGATGGTGCAACCGGTGCCGCAGGTAAAGACGGTAAAAATGCTGAAGCTAAAGTTGTAGATAACAACAACGGTACGCACACAGTGACTATCGTAGATGGTAACGGTCAAACTACTTCAACTATCGTTAAAGACGGTGCAACCGGTGCGAAAGGTGATACTGGTGCGAAAGGTGATACCGGTGCCGCAGGTAAAGATGGTAAAAATGCGGAAGCTAAAGTTGTAGATAACAACAACGGTACGCACACAGTGACTATCGTAGATGGTAACGGTCAAACTACTTCAACTATCGTGAAAGATGGTGCAACCGGTGCAGCAGGTAAGAATGCTGAAGCTAAAGTTGTAGATAACAACAACGGCACACACACTGTCACTATCGTAGATGGTAACGGTCAAACTACTTCAACTATCGTTAAAGACGGTGCAACCGGTGCGAAAGGTGATACTGGTGCGAAAGGTGATACCGGTGCAGCAGGTAAGAATGCTGAAGCTAAAGTTGTAGATAACAACAACGGTACGCACACAGTGACTATCGTAGATGGTAACGGTCAAACTACTTCAACTATCGTGAAAGATGGTGCAACCGGTGCCGCAGGTAAAGATGGTAAAAATGCTGAAGCTAAAGTTGTAGATAACAACAACGGTACGCACACAGTGACTATCGTAGATGGTAACGGTCAAACTACTTCAACTATCGTTAAAGACGGTGCAACTGGTGCGAAAGGTGATACTGGTGCGAAAGGTGATACCGGTGCAGCAGGTAAGAATGCTGAAGCTAAAGTTGTAGATAACAACAATGGTACACACACAGTGACTATCGTAGACGGCAACGGTCAAACTACTTCAACTATCGTGAAAGATGGTGCAACCGGTGCAGCAGGTAAGAATGCTGAAGCTAAAGTTGTAGATAACAACAACGGTACGCACACAGTGACTATCGTAGATGGTAACGGTCAAACTACTTCAACTATCGTTAAAGACGGTGCAACCGGTGCGAAAGGTGACACAGGTGAGAAAGGTGACACTGGTGCGACAGGTGATAAAGGTCAAGACGGTACAAGCGTTACAGGTAACGTTGTAGATAATGGCGATGGCACTCATACAATTACCATTGAAGACTTAGGTACTGGCTCAATTACTACTACTATCGTAAAAGATGGTAAAAACGGTAAAGATGGTGCTACAGGTGCAACTGGTGCAGACGGTAAGAACGCTGAAGCTGATGTTAAAGACAACGGCGACGGTACTCACACTGTAACCATCAAAGATGGTAACGGTAACACCACAACCACTATCGTGAAAGACGGTGCAACTGGAGCTAAAGGTGACACTGGTGCGACAGGTGATAAAGGTCAAGACGGTACAAGCGTTACAGGTAACGTTGTAGATAATGGCGATGGCACTCATACAATTACCATTGAAGACTTAGGTACTGGCTCAATTACTACTACTATCGTAAAAGATGGTAAAAACGGTAAAGATGGTGCTACAGGTGCAACTGGTGCAGACGGTAAGAACGCTGAAGCTAATGTTAAAGACAACGGCAACGGTACTCACACTGTAACCATCAAAGACGGCAACGGTAACACTACAACCACTATCGTGAAAGACGGTGCGACTGGTGCAGATGGTAAGAATGCAGAAGCGGAAGTTAAAGACAACGGCGACGGCACTCATACTGTGACCATTAAAGATGGTAACGGTAAAACTACTACTACTGTTGTTAAAGATGGAGCAACCGGTGCGAAAGGTGATACTGGTGCAGATGGTAAGAATGCAGAAGCGGAAGTTAAAGACAACGGCGACGGTACTCACACTGTAACCATTAAAGATGGTAACGGTAATACCTCAACCACTATCGTGAAAGACGGTGCAACTGGTGCAGATGGTAAGAATGCTGAAGCAGATGTTAAAGACAACGGTGATGGCACTCATACTGTGACCATTAAAGATGGTAACGGTAAAACTACTACTACTATCGTTAAAAACGGTGAAGACGGTAAGAATGCACAAGCTGAAGTGAAAGACAACGGCAACGGTACTCACACAGTCACTATCGTGGATGGTAACGGTAAACAAACTGTAACAACCATTAGAAATGGTAAAGACGGTAGAGACGGTAAAGATGCCGATGGTACATTTGGTTTAGTTGATGAAACTGGTTCAAGCCAAGGTACAATCACGAAGAAACTGAATAACACAATTCAGATTAAAGGTGATGCAGGTACTAAGGTTAAAGTTTACGATAAACAAACCGGTAAAACTGTTGAGAAAGAAGTTCAAAATATCTTCGTTAAGAAAGATGGCGATGCATTAAAAGTAAGTCTGAACCCAGATGTAACTGTTAATAGCGTAACAACAAATGAACTTAAAGCAGGTCCAGTAACCATCAACCAAGACGGTATCGATGCAGGCAACAAGACTATCCAAAATGTTGCTCCAGGTGTTAAAGATACTGATGCTGTAAACGTTTCACAATTACGTAGTAACATCACCAATGTTAACAACCGCATTGATGGTGTACGTAAAGAAGCTCGCGGCGGTATCGCAGGTGCTAACGCAGCAGCAGGTTTACCTCAAGTTTACATCCCAGGTAAATCAATGGTAGCTGCTTCTGCAGGTACTTTCAAAGGTGAAAGCGCTGTAGCAGTAGGTTACTCACGCTCAAGCGATAATGGTAAAGTTATCTTCAAACTTCAAGGTAACGCCAATACCCAAGGCGACGTAGGTGGCTCTGTGGGTGTAGGTTACCAATGGTAATTTAACTTCCATTAAAATAGATAAAAACCCAGCTTCGGCTGGGTTTTTTTATTTGTACCAAATTAAGGATAAAATGAGATAGAATGAACATACAATAATATTTATAAAAAAGCGTTTTGTGATTAATTAGAGAAACTTAAGGATAATGTAACTAAATGACCACTTCAGAAAAAATCAATATTGCGTTTGCGATTGATGCAAAATATACCCCCCATTTGGAAGCGTTGCTAAAGTCAATTTGTTACTATAATAAGCACGTCAATTTTTATGTCTTACATAATGACATTCCCACAGAATGGTTTGAGGGGATTCGATGTAAATTAGAGAAAATGGGGCATAACCTTTTTTCTATTCATATTTCTGACGATATTTTTAAAGATTATAAGACGTTGGAACATATTTCTTCGTCGAGTAGTTATTATCGTCTTATGATCCCCAAACTGATTAATCAAGATCGTGTGTTATATTTGGACGCAGATATTATTGTGAATGGACCATTATCTGATTTTTATTATAGCGATCTGAATGGTGCTCCTGTAGGCGTTGTGAAAGATTATGGGATGGGGGAACACTTTCCGTTTCCTTATTTAGATGCATCAGTTTCCAAAAAATATTTCAATAGCGGTGTTCTACTGATTGATTGTGTGAAATGGCGAAATGAAGGTTTAGTCGATACGTTATTGCAAACAGTTGAAGAGTATGGTGATCAAGTGTTATATGGGGATCAGTGTATTTTAAATATCGTTTTACGAGAAAAAGCAAAATATTATAGTTTTACTGAAAATGCGCAAGTGCAATATATTGAAGCGATTAAAAATCGGCATAATATTAAGTCAATTAGCCTTGATGCCACTCCAACAATCATTCATTATGCTGCAAAGCATAAACCTTGGGATAATCAAAACCCAGCATTATTTGAGCGTGAGAAATATTGGTTTTTTCGCCATCTAGATTGGTCTTACCTTATTATGCGACCGAATAAAATTTTATAGTGTAATCTTAATTCTAGATAGCTAACGCAATTTCTCAGCAAGGTTGAGAATGAGTTTCCCAAGTATAGGTAGTGGATCGTTATTTATGAGATCTTGATATTTCAGTGTTAATTTTGTAGAACGTAGAGGTTGTTGACGAGCAACCTGTATTTGTTTCTCATCAGATGCACGATATTTATAGGCAATAAGACGAAGCTCATCAAGAGATATGTCCATATTATGGGCGAGTAAATCACGTAACTGATTTTCCCAAGCAAAATCACGAAACCCCTTTTTTTCCATCACCATCGTGATAGATTTTTCCAAGACTTTTTTAATTTGCTGAATTGTTGAGCGAATAGGATAATGCCCTAACCATAAATCATCCGTTTCGATGAACTTTGCATTAAATCGTTCAATAAACCAGTAATAGTAGTTGGCACTATTTGGTGCAATAAATACACTACTTTGAACTTCTTTTCCTTCAGCATTTCGTACGGAATGGCTGCCTATAGTTAATGTACAGGTTTCTGCAACCGCTCGTGGAATAATGACTTTTGGTGTGAGAATCTCTTCTTTTCGTTGGTCGGTAAAGTGGCAAATAAAATCCGGATCATACTCCGTAGAGCTTGGTAGATAGCCTCGCCAGGTATACATCCCAACATGATTTTGAGGAATCAGTGTGAGAAAATAATGTAATATTTCGCGAGATGGGCAATAAATTAACTCATCTGCATCAAGTGGAAAAATATAATCAATGTCAGCATCATTATTTAGAATATATTGCATCATTTGATTCATAATTCGTTCTTGAGCATATTCTAATTCATTATAGTGATAGATATGAATTAGTAATCCTTCTTGTTTAAGAAGTGTGAGAATTTCACGCGTATTGTCACTGCTATTGTGGTCAACAATATGAAGTTCATCTAATAAAGTTAAATTGTGGCGAATAAAGGTTTCAATGATATCACTTTCATTGCGC is drawn from Haemophilus parainfluenzae and contains these coding sequences:
- a CDS encoding ATP-binding cassette domain-containing protein, with translation MLSLKNVRFEILRDPIVRDFSMDLQPGEVKTLFGPSGCGKTTVLRLISGLETPKSGEINNTFRKTGFLFQENRLLENLTAMQNIAIFMDEPNEYEIIALAEKIGLSSGDLNKYPTELSGGMAKRVAFLRLLLCGCDLALLDEPFVGLDRDLRDILATMLVEKIEQQGMACILVTHDRFEAARLSREIMQLSPKGMDVQNVITLPTPLSERNSAFEETVVAREFQGIHYYE
- a CDS encoding ABC transporter permease, whose amino-acid sequence is MIKTDKIRKPQPVLLYIIDYLWSGFTGLSVAMMVVALWAWGSAVFGEFMLPAPADVFQKALELLDHFQQNEIGISLWRSVVGITIALVAGLAAGLIAGSFKTAMALLKPIITILLAMPPIIWVVMALFWFGFGNPSVLFTIIVLVAPLTFASAAMGMASVNKQHEELFDAYKLGLWKKIRYLYVPHLTGYVISSIGVAVAMGVKVVIMAELLGANEGVGAKIADARAMLDTSTVMAYVLLVIVFVSLFEYLITKPLEILFMPWRR
- a CDS encoding ABC transporter substrate-binding protein, which produces MAMNRRDFLRMSAALTAAGMSPSLFAATKEQFTIYGAPAMPSVTIAVAAAQGKLAKQADVALEIWRSPDQLRAGVASGQFKVMMSPSNVGVNLRNQGQQVGIVNILTNGITQLMCKSTPITSPQELVGKKILVPFKNDMPDIVLQALLKKLNIDINKVEITYAATPTEAIGLFLLKDFHAAILPEPMASAVVQKAKIVGTEIVRGFDLVKEWGQAFNTKPLIPMAGIIANEEYFHAHKVEFDLLHQDLSDALNWIMANRKSAAEIGANYLPAPEAAIEMGLDGARLTVTKASELKNEIMQFYETLMAFNPKLLGGKLPDDKFFLA
- a CDS encoding NTF2 fold immunity protein, whose translation is MSCHVLRGMIRLKDISKVSQKMKIQNVLLTGVLMYSSFALSADTQTQLVTKEQALQLAENYVIQHYGNQTAQAQKPYQIKREGEYWIVTGNPPKVLGGNFLVVLGEKGKLEKITHTK